The nucleotide sequence GGGTTGTCTGAAATAGTTAAATATGGGGTTATTAAAGATGCTGAATTTTTTCGTTTTCTGAAAGTAAATCATTCTAAAATCTTAAAACGTGACTCAGTTTCTATTTTTAAAATCGTCTCAGTTTGTGCGAGAATAAAAGCCCAAATAGTAGAGAAGGACGAGAAAGAAACAAAAGGTTTAAGAACCGTGCTTAACTTTGGCCATACCTTTGCCCATGCCTTAGAAAGCGCTTTAAAATATCAAAAAATTTCACATGGCGAAGCTGTATCTCTAGGGATGATTTACGCTGGAAAATTATCTTTACTGCTTGGAAAATGCAATAAAACCTCTTTTTTCGAACTTCTAGATATATTACGGCTTTTTGGCTTGCCGATAGGTATAAAATTTGATCCAGCAAGGATTTATCGGTCTTTAGTCCATGATAAGAAGTTTATTTCAGGAAAAATTCGCATGGTCCTTTTAAAGAAAATAGGCAAAGTAGAAGTCGTTGATTCGATCAGCCCTTTAGACATAAAAAGAGCGTTTAAAGTTTTCTATCCCGCCTCACATTGACAAAGCCCTATAAATATGGTATATTTATACCGAATATAGGTTTATTAAGCGTTGCGGCTAATAAAATCAATAGTTGGAAGAGCTAATATGGATGAAAGACGGCAATACCCCAGAGTAAACATTTCTCTCCCAGTCGAATGTAAAATGTTACCCTCGCGGGACTATTTCTATACAGTAAGTAAGGATTTAAGTCAGGTAGGCTTAAAGATTGTAAGTAACGAATTTATGCCTAAGAATGAGCTTTTAAAATTAAGTTTGAATCTGATCAACAAGATGCTTGATGTTAAAGCTAGGGTAGTTTGGTGCAGCCAGGAACGTGCTTCGGAGAGATACTCGGCTGGCGTTGAGTTTGTGGAAATTGAAGATCACTCGCGCAATGAACTTACCGCATTTTTAGCTACAACCGAAAACTCATAAAATGGCAAAAGCTGAAGAAAAAAGAAAAAATTGCCTAGGTTGCAATAAGTCACTGGTGCGATCCCAGTGGTACTATCGCAATGGCGGCTATTTTTGCAACAAGTCTTGTTTCAAAACCAATCTTAAAAAGCAAGAATCCAAATAAACCTTAATGAAAGAGCGACGAAAATCAACGCGCATCAATAAGGTTCTTTCGGTGAAGCTATCGGATTCTGAATTTGATATTTTAACCGAAACTAAAAATATTAGCGCAACCGGTGCCTATTGTCCAGTTTCAAAACCACTGGACCTGATGACTAAACTACGCTTGGTGCTTCTAATCCCAATTCAAAAAAATCGCACGAAAACGATAAAGAAAATAAGTTGCGAAGGTATCGTTGTGCGACTTGAAACGACTAAAGACAAAGGAAAATACCCTTATCGTGCTGGAATATTCTTTAACGAAATTAATGATCAGGATAAGAAGTCGCTCCTCTCTTATATACAGTCCTCATTAAAATAAAACTTTTTTAGCCCAATCGATGCTCAAACTTCAATTTCCTAAACCGGTAAAGTTTATCTGTGGTTTTATCTATTCTACCGAAAAATCTTATCAGCAGGTTAAAAGTATCTTGGAAAGTAAATTCGGAAAGGTTGATTTCGAAACTCAACCAATAGACTTTACTTTTACTGACTACTACGAAGAAGAAATGGGTAAAAACCTCAAGCGACGGTTTATTTCATTTAGAAAGTTACAAAACCCTAAACGATTTACCACAATTAAGCTTTTTTGTTTAAAACTGGAAAAAAAGTTTGCATTAAATAATAAACGGCAAATAAACATTGATCCTGGATACCTTAATGAAGCAAAATTAGTTTTAACTACTACCAAGGATTTTTCACACCGTATCTATCTTGACAAGGGAATCTATGCTGAGATAACTTTGCTGTTTAAAGATGGTGCTTTCTGTAATTTGGAAACTACCTTTCCCGACTATCGAACTAAAACCTACAAAGGAATCTTTCACCTAATTCGTGATACTTACCGTCAAAATCTAAAAAATGAATATTGAAGGTAAAATCAATAAGATTGAGCCATTGTTAGAGGCCCTCAACCAGCGTCTTAAAACCTGCGATATTTGCCCCAGAAACTGCTATACAGACCGCTTAGCCGGCCAAAAGGGGTATTGCGGAGGAGGAAAGGATATGGCCCTTTTTACGGCCTTTTTGCATTGTGGAGAAGAACCAGCAATAAGTGGTGAAAACGGCTCAGGCACAGTGTTCTTTTCTGGCTGCAATCTTAAGTGTATTTACTGTCAAAACTATGAATTTTCGCAAATTAAGAAGGGTAAATTAACCACAATTGATAAGCTGACCGACATTATGCTCGGTTTAGAAAAAGATGGAGCCCATAATATCAACTTGGTTACTCCGACCCATTTTCTTCCTCAGATACTAAAATCGCTTTATCTAGCCCTAAAAAGAGGCCTTAAAATACCAATAGTTTATAATACTTCAGGATACGAGAAAAAAGAGGTCATAAGTCAATTAGAAGGAGTTGTTGATATATATCTGACTGATTTACGTTATCTAAATAGTGAGTTAGCGAAAAAGTACTCTAATGCCGAAGATTATCCAATGGTGGCTACTGAGAGTATTAAAGAAATGTACCGGCAATACCCACAAGCGATCTGGGACGAAGATATATTAAAACAAGGTACAATTGTCCGCCACCTAGTCCTTCCTGGATATTTAAGCGAATCAAAAAAGGTCTTAAACTGGATTAAGGACAATACTCCTAAAGTTTTACCCAGTGTTATGTTTCAATATCAACCTTACTTTAAGGCAAATACTTACCCAGAGATAAATCGACCAATCAACAAAAACGAATATAAAGAAATTAAACAGTTTGTCGAGGAACTAGGCCTAGAAGGAGGCTGGATTCAAGAATTTGGACCACAGAGCGATTTGGCCGGAGTACATTTTAAGGCCGATCAAAAAGATAGCTTCATCTAGTCTTCTCAGTAAAGAAACCTACCTTTTTTTCCTTTTCCGGACCTTTAATAATAATATGGTGAATATTAGCAAGAGGGATAATAGCCAAATCATCACCTTTAGTTTGAGCATCAATAATCATTAAAGGCTGAAAGACGCTAACCGTCGGTTCAATAATTTTATAAATAGAATCAGTTTCGTATTGTTGACCGTTGTTAAGATAGATAACGGCCGTGTTTTTCCTGCTTTTCTTTAAGAATTCCTCAGTAGTCTTTATTGCAATAATATCCATAAGGAGCCTCCTTTTAGGTATTGTAACCGCAAGTAGCTAATGTGTCAAATTGAGCAATTCGATGGAGGAGAAACGGAGAAACTTTCTGTGTTTTTTAGTGTTTTTTTGTATACTTGAAAATATTGTCAATTCTGGTATAATAAATACAAGTTAAATGGCTGCTAACAATAAGGAGTAACGATGGCTATAAAAAAGACTAAAAAAGGGCGCCCCAAAAAGGCTATTAAATACACTAAAACAATAAATGTTCGCCTAACCAGCGATCAATGGGTACAAGTCCTTAATTGGGCCCAAAGAGCCAATCTGGAGCCTTCGGTATATATCCGCAAGATTCTTCTAGACTTTCTTAATATCGAACATGAAATAAGTGTCGGTAAAAGTTCGGCTAAGAAATAGAACCCCGGATAAGAACTCGCAACTAAAACATAAGGAAAGAGTGCCGGTTTAGAGACTAAAAAGCCCAGGAAAACCGCATACCTTCTACTTCCGATAATATATCTTATGTTAACTTTTATAAATGAGTGATTTGGCCTCTTTGTTTAATGTCACTAATGACTTTTGGTGTTTTGACAATAACCTGTGAATTTAACCAATGGTCTTTACTTTCTATTGGGTATTACATAATAACCTTACTTTAAAGTCTAGACTAAAAGAGCTCTTAAAGTTGATTGGAAAGGGTGTTTTGGGGCGATTTTAAGTTAACTTAACTGCCTTGGAAGCAGATATAGAAGCCTTCAGTTTGGATTTACCAACAACTGTAAGTACTACAAAAATCCCACTGCATTACCCAAACTGCATCAGTGCCTCCCGGATGCTGAAAGTACCCAGTAGTTACATTACCATCATCAATCACAGCATCAATTCTTTTTGCGGAAGCAAGCGGTAAAGAGCAATTATTTGGGCCGTCGGGATAGCAATAATCTTCAAACTCTACACAAAGTTCAATATCTCCGGCAGGATCAGTCGGCTGCCTGCGGCGATTGGTATTAGTCGTAAATGTATAGATTCCTCCCCAGGGATGTACTCCACTTTTCTGATCTAAATAGGGCCCGTCCCAACCCGGCCAATCACCAGTTAAGTCCGGTGGTGTTGTACTCGGCCAGGCTCTAGTAGGGTTTCTTATTAGGTGTGACTCTATAACCCGACCTTCACTATCGCCTCCATGAGGCCACTTGCCTGTGTCAGCATAAAGAGATCCACAAGCAGTCTTCATGGCTTTAAAATCAGCTATTGCCTTAGCAACTTTAGCCTTCTCAATAGCCTTAAAAGCATTAGGTGCAATGATTGCGGCAAGGATAGCTATGATAGCAATAACCACTATAAGCTCGATAAGAGTAAAACTTTTTTTCATGTCGCCTTCCTCATCAATACGTTTAATCTTCTCTTATAATTTCAATAAGAGCCTCCACCACCTGTGGATTAAATTGAGACCCTTTACTTTCATTTAAGCGCTCGATTGCCTCTGCAACTTCCATAGCCGGCCGATAGGCTCGGACTGAAACCATGGCATCATAAGCATCAGCAACTGAAATAATTTGCGTACAAATATCCATTTTTTTACCCTCAATTTTATCAGGATATCCTTTTCCATCGTAGCGTTCGTGATGAGAACGAACAATCGTCAATAACTGCTCATCAAAGGCCACTGGTTTTAAAATGTGCTCACCGATTATTGGGTGATTTCTGATTATTTCCCATTCTTCTTCGGTAAGACGGGTCTTTTTGTTTAGTATGTTTTTCTGAATGCTGAGCTTTCCAATGTCATGAAGCTCAGCGGCTCGCTTAAGTAATTCTATCCTTTCGGGAGATAATTTCATTTTTTGGCCGATTTTTTCGGCATATTCAACAACCCGATCAGAATGTCCGTGAGTATAGGGATCCTTAGCCTCAAGAATTCGAATTAAAGCCTGCATTGCCCGATAAAAATAATCACGCATTTTGTTTTGGGATTTAGATAAACTCTTAGCCATAGTATTAAAAGATTGAGCTAACTCACCAATTTCATCATGCCCCTTAATACTAACTTGATATTCTAGCTCACCATTAGCTAGATGATGGGTACCTTCGACTAATCTCTCAATACGATCGGTAATTCGCCAAGAAATAATCATGCCCAAAACCACTGAGAGCATAATACCGACGATAAAAACTAACATGGCTCGGTTGTGGACTCGCTTGCGCAAATTATAAACCGAATCAGCCATAATATCGACTCCTAACATGGCTATAGCTTGACCGGCTTGATTAATTATCGGTGCATAACCTGACAAAGTGGCCCCCCACTCATCAATTTCTAACTTTGTGTCAGCCGACGGCCCATCAAAAGCTTTCAACATTTCCGGAAAACGTGAGGCATCATATTTGTCACCCGGATAAGAAGTAAGTCCTTGCTCTATATCCTCGGGTGTATAGCCTGAAGGATCAACAATAAATTGCCATACCCCCTCCTCTTCTGTCTTAGCTAAGGTATAAATATATTTAATTTGAGGGT is from Candidatus Omnitrophota bacterium and encodes:
- a CDS encoding PilZ domain-containing protein — encoded protein: MDERRQYPRVNISLPVECKMLPSRDYFYTVSKDLSQVGLKIVSNEFMPKNELLKLSLNLINKMLDVKARVVWCSQERASERYSAGVEFVEIEDHSRNELTAFLATTENS
- a CDS encoding PilZ domain-containing protein; the protein is MKERRKSTRINKVLSVKLSDSEFDILTETKNISATGAYCPVSKPLDLMTKLRLVLLIPIQKNRTKTIKKISCEGIVVRLETTKDKGKYPYRAGIFFNEINDQDKKSLLSYIQSSLK
- a CDS encoding DUF4416 family protein, coding for MLKLQFPKPVKFICGFIYSTEKSYQQVKSILESKFGKVDFETQPIDFTFTDYYEEEMGKNLKRRFISFRKLQNPKRFTTIKLFCLKLEKKFALNNKRQINIDPGYLNEAKLVLTTTKDFSHRIYLDKGIYAEITLLFKDGAFCNLETTFPDYRTKTYKGIFHLIRDTYRQNLKNEY
- a CDS encoding radical SAM protein, encoding MNIEGKINKIEPLLEALNQRLKTCDICPRNCYTDRLAGQKGYCGGGKDMALFTAFLHCGEEPAISGENGSGTVFFSGCNLKCIYCQNYEFSQIKKGKLTTIDKLTDIMLGLEKDGAHNINLVTPTHFLPQILKSLYLALKRGLKIPIVYNTSGYEKKEVISQLEGVVDIYLTDLRYLNSELAKKYSNAEDYPMVATESIKEMYRQYPQAIWDEDILKQGTIVRHLVLPGYLSESKKVLNWIKDNTPKVLPSVMFQYQPYFKANTYPEINRPINKNEYKEIKQFVEELGLEGGWIQEFGPQSDLAGVHFKADQKDSFI
- a CDS encoding type II secretion system protein GspG, with protein sequence MKKSFTLIELIVVIAIIAILAAIIAPNAFKAIEKAKVAKAIADFKAMKTACGSLYADTGKWPHGGDSEGRVIESHLIRNPTRAWPSTTPPDLTGDWPGWDGPYLDQKSGVHPWGGIYTFTTNTNRRRQPTDPAGDIELCVEFEDYCYPDGPNNCSLPLASAKRIDAVIDDGNVTTGYFQHPGGTDAVWVMQWDFCSTYSCW
- a CDS encoding HD domain-containing protein, which gives rise to MKRITFKPLRGFQVKVTLAFIFCMLLSGTLSNFLIYKYTLNSQFNDLRDKLKIIAQTAALLVDPDKLIQIPLNKKGIQTENFKVIAEKLNKVRSVNPQIKYIYTLAKTEEEGVWQFIVDPSGYTPEDIEQGLTSYPGDKYDASRFPEMLKAFDGPSADTKLEIDEWGATLSGYAPIINQAGQAIAMLGVDIMADSVYNLRKRVHNRAMLVFIVGIMLSVVLGMIISWRITDRIERLVEGTHHLANGELEYQVSIKGHDEIGELAQSFNTMAKSLSKSQNKMRDYFYRAMQALIRILEAKDPYTHGHSDRVVEYAEKIGQKMKLSPERIELLKRAAELHDIGKLSIQKNILNKKTRLTEEEWEIIRNHPIIGEHILKPVAFDEQLLTIVRSHHERYDGKGYPDKIEGKKMDICTQIISVADAYDAMVSVRAYRPAMEVAEAIERLNESKGSQFNPQVVEALIEIIRED